One genomic region from Pseudoduganella dura encodes:
- a CDS encoding feruloyl-CoA synthase: MIASQMPGRCRPVAIGRPQVSVREEGDAWYVDAETPLGDVPRRFTDCLVRGAREWPARTLVARRGPDDEWVRLTYADMLERARRIGQALLDRGLSAERPLVILSGNDLQHYQLALGAMYAGVPYVPVSPAYSLVATDFGRLDELVAHLTPGAVYASDGRLFGRAIAAVLPGDAELILDEGDVPGIEATRLAALLETVPSTVDAANAAVGPDTIAKFLFTSGSTKKPKAVITTHGMWSSNQQMLLQTFPFFGDEPPVLVDWLPWNHTFGGSHNVGIALYNGGTLYLDDGRPTPNDIGRTLANLKEIAPTVYFNIPKGWEMLTDALETDAQLRDTFFSRVKLFFCAGAGLSQAAWDRLDAIAVRHCGESIRIMTGLGMTETSPSCTFGTGPIVRAGYVGVPAPGCRVKLVPVGGKLEARFKGPHVMPGYWRMPALTAEAFDDEGYYRTGDALRFADASQPELGFMFDGRIAEDFKLATGTFVSVGPLRAKVISMGAPYVLDAVATGIDRNAIGLLVFPRMEHCQALAGLAAGATPAQVLASAPVREFFAGLLGRLNAESTGSSTAVAMLRLQDEPPSIDHRELTDKGSVNQAAVLARRAEQVAAMYDGGRDGDGTIRAH; the protein is encoded by the coding sequence ATGATTGCATCGCAGATGCCGGGACGGTGCCGTCCCGTGGCGATCGGCCGCCCGCAGGTATCCGTCCGCGAGGAAGGCGACGCCTGGTACGTGGACGCCGAAACGCCGCTGGGCGACGTGCCGCGCCGTTTTACCGATTGCCTGGTGCGCGGCGCGCGCGAGTGGCCGGCGCGTACGCTGGTCGCGCGGCGCGGGCCCGACGACGAATGGGTGCGGCTGACCTACGCCGACATGCTCGAGCGCGCCCGCCGGATCGGCCAGGCGCTGCTGGACCGCGGCCTGTCCGCCGAACGGCCGCTGGTGATCCTGTCCGGTAACGACCTGCAGCATTACCAGCTGGCGCTGGGCGCCATGTACGCCGGCGTGCCCTATGTGCCGGTGTCGCCGGCCTATTCGCTGGTGGCCACCGATTTCGGCCGGCTGGACGAACTGGTCGCCCACCTGACGCCCGGCGCCGTGTATGCGTCGGACGGCCGCCTGTTCGGCCGGGCGATCGCGGCGGTGCTGCCGGGCGATGCGGAACTGATCCTCGATGAAGGCGACGTTCCCGGCATCGAGGCCACCCGCCTTGCCGCGCTGCTGGAGACCGTGCCGTCGACGGTCGACGCGGCCAATGCCGCCGTCGGGCCGGACACGATCGCCAAGTTCCTGTTCACGTCCGGTTCGACGAAGAAGCCGAAGGCGGTGATCACCACGCACGGCATGTGGAGCAGCAACCAGCAGATGCTGCTGCAGACGTTTCCCTTCTTCGGCGACGAGCCGCCGGTGCTGGTGGACTGGTTGCCGTGGAATCACACATTCGGCGGCAGCCACAACGTGGGGATCGCGCTGTACAACGGCGGCACGCTGTACCTCGACGACGGCCGCCCCACGCCGAACGATATCGGCCGCACGCTGGCCAACCTGAAGGAAATCGCGCCCACCGTCTACTTCAACATTCCCAAGGGATGGGAGATGCTGACCGACGCGCTGGAAACCGATGCGCAGCTGCGCGACACCTTCTTCTCGCGGGTAAAACTGTTCTTCTGCGCGGGTGCGGGCCTGTCGCAGGCGGCGTGGGACCGGCTCGACGCGATCGCGGTGCGCCATTGCGGCGAATCGATCCGCATCATGACGGGCCTGGGCATGACGGAGACGTCGCCGTCGTGCACGTTCGGCACCGGGCCGATCGTGCGCGCCGGCTACGTGGGCGTGCCGGCGCCCGGCTGCCGGGTCAAGCTGGTGCCGGTCGGCGGCAAGCTCGAAGCGCGCTTCAAGGGGCCGCACGTGATGCCGGGCTACTGGCGCATGCCGGCGCTGACCGCCGAGGCGTTCGACGACGAAGGCTACTACCGCACCGGCGACGCGCTGCGCTTCGCCGACGCATCGCAGCCGGAACTGGGCTTCATGTTCGACGGCCGCATCGCCGAGGATTTCAAGCTGGCCACCGGCACCTTCGTCAGCGTGGGGCCCTTGCGCGCGAAGGTGATCAGCATGGGCGCGCCATATGTGCTCGACGCCGTCGCTACCGGCATCGACCGCAACGCGATCGGGCTGCTGGTGTTCCCGCGGATGGAACACTGCCAGGCGCTGGCGGGGCTGGCGGCCGGGGCGACACCGGCCCAGGTGCTTGCCAGCGCGCCGGTAAGGGAATTCTTTGCCGGCCTGCTGGGACGCCTGAATGCCGAATCCACCGGTTCCTCGACCGCGGTGGCGATGCTGCGGCTGCAGGACGAGCCGCCATCCATCGATCACCGGGAATTGACGGACAAGGGTTCCGTCAACCAGGCGGCGGTGCTGGCTCGGCGCGCGGAGCAGGTGGCAGCGATGTACGACGGCGGTCGTGACGGTGACGGCACCATCCGGGCGCACTGA
- a CDS encoding p-hydroxycinnamoyl CoA hydratase/lyase, translating into MANYEARWQTVKVDVADGIGWITLNRPEKRNAMSPTLNREMIDVLETLELDDDAQVIVLTGAGEAWTAGMDLKEYFRETDGKPEIMQERMRRDCSQWQWKLLRMYSKATIAMVNGWCFGGAFSPLVACDLAIAADEAVFGLSEVNWGIPPGNLVSKAVADTMGHRQALHYIMTGETFTGKQAAAMGLVNRSVPKEELRDAVIALARNLLEKNPVVLRYAKQGFKRARELTWEQGEDYLYAKTDQSNYRDPEKGRKEGLKQFLDDKTIKPGLQAYKRG; encoded by the coding sequence ATGGCAAATTACGAAGCGCGCTGGCAGACGGTGAAGGTGGACGTGGCGGACGGCATCGGCTGGATCACGCTGAACCGCCCGGAAAAACGCAATGCGATGAGCCCCACGCTGAACCGCGAAATGATCGACGTGCTGGAAACGCTGGAACTTGACGACGATGCCCAGGTGATCGTGCTGACCGGCGCCGGCGAGGCGTGGACCGCCGGCATGGACCTGAAGGAGTACTTCCGCGAGACCGACGGCAAGCCGGAAATCATGCAGGAGCGCATGCGCCGCGACTGCTCCCAGTGGCAATGGAAACTGCTGCGCATGTACAGCAAGGCCACGATCGCCATGGTCAACGGCTGGTGCTTCGGCGGCGCGTTCTCGCCGCTGGTGGCCTGCGACCTGGCCATCGCGGCCGACGAGGCGGTATTCGGCCTGTCCGAGGTGAACTGGGGCATCCCCCCGGGCAACCTGGTCAGCAAGGCCGTGGCGGACACGATGGGTCACCGCCAGGCGCTGCACTACATCATGACCGGCGAGACGTTCACCGGCAAGCAGGCCGCCGCGATGGGCCTGGTCAACCGCAGCGTGCCGAAGGAAGAGCTGCGCGACGCGGTCATCGCGCTGGCCCGGAACCTGCTCGAGAAAAACCCGGTGGTGCTGCGCTATGCGAAGCAGGGCTTCAAGCGCGCCCGCGAACTGACCTGGGAGCAGGGCGAGGATTACCTGTACGCGAAGACCGACCAGTCGAACTACCGCGACCCGGAAAAGGGCCGCAAGGAAGGCCTCAAGCAGTTCCTGGACGACAAGACCATCAAGCCGGGCCTGCAGGCCTACAAGCGCGGCTGA
- a CDS encoding aldehyde dehydrogenase, which yields MFDTDLLVDGSPSAASNGAVFERRNPASGETATRAAAATVEDAQRAADAAQRAFPAWSAMPPAQRRGLLLKAADTMEQYRAEFVARGTLEAGGSPMWYGFNVTLAANMLREAAGMTTQIAGEVIPSDVPGSLAMGVRQPCGVVLGIAPWNAPVILATRAVAMPLACGNTVILKASEQCPALHRLIGTVFEEAGFPAGVVNVITNAPQDAAAVVERLIAHPAVRRINFTGSTHVGRIIAQQAAKHLKPVLLELGGKNPVVVLDDADIDAAVEAAAFSSFFNQGQICMSADRILVDRKIAPAFLEKFAAKTAGLKAAHADAPLAGMVDPAAAQRVEALVRDAVERGATVLPAVPSADGNLLQPAIIDGVTPDMAAYREEAFGPVVSIIRFDGDEEGIRLANDSEYGLSAAVFSRDIGRAMAVARRIESGICHINGPTVHDEAQMPFGGVKASGYGRFGGRAAIAEFTDLRWITVQTTPRHYPI from the coding sequence ATGTTTGACACCGATTTGCTGGTGGACGGATCGCCGTCCGCCGCTTCGAACGGCGCCGTGTTCGAGCGCCGCAATCCCGCCAGTGGCGAAACCGCCACCCGCGCCGCCGCGGCCACCGTGGAGGACGCCCAGCGCGCCGCCGATGCCGCGCAGCGTGCCTTCCCGGCATGGTCGGCGATGCCGCCGGCCCAGCGCCGCGGCCTGTTGCTCAAGGCTGCTGACACGATGGAACAGTACCGCGCCGAGTTCGTGGCGCGCGGCACGCTCGAGGCGGGCGGCAGCCCGATGTGGTACGGGTTCAACGTGACGCTGGCGGCGAACATGCTGCGCGAGGCGGCCGGCATGACCACCCAGATTGCCGGCGAAGTGATTCCATCCGACGTTCCCGGTTCGCTGGCGATGGGCGTGCGCCAGCCGTGCGGCGTGGTGCTTGGCATCGCGCCGTGGAATGCGCCGGTGATCCTGGCCACGCGCGCCGTGGCGATGCCGCTGGCCTGCGGCAACACGGTGATCCTGAAGGCTTCCGAGCAATGTCCGGCGCTGCACCGGCTGATCGGCACCGTGTTCGAGGAAGCGGGCTTCCCGGCCGGCGTCGTCAACGTGATCACCAACGCGCCGCAGGATGCGGCCGCCGTGGTCGAACGGCTGATCGCCCACCCGGCCGTACGCCGCATCAATTTCACGGGCTCCACGCATGTGGGCCGCATCATCGCGCAGCAGGCCGCGAAGCACCTGAAGCCCGTGCTGCTGGAACTGGGCGGCAAGAACCCGGTCGTGGTGCTGGACGATGCCGATATCGATGCCGCAGTGGAAGCGGCCGCGTTCTCGTCGTTCTTCAACCAGGGCCAGATCTGCATGTCCGCCGACCGGATCCTCGTCGACCGGAAGATTGCCCCGGCATTCCTGGAAAAATTCGCCGCCAAGACCGCCGGCCTGAAGGCTGCGCATGCCGACGCGCCGCTTGCCGGCATGGTCGACCCGGCCGCCGCGCAGCGCGTGGAAGCGCTGGTGCGCGACGCGGTGGAACGCGGCGCGACGGTGCTGCCGGCAGTGCCGAGCGCCGACGGCAACCTGCTGCAGCCGGCCATCATCGACGGCGTGACGCCGGACATGGCCGCCTACCGCGAAGAGGCCTTCGGCCCGGTCGTGTCGATCATCCGCTTCGACGGCGACGAGGAAGGAATCCGCCTCGCCAACGACAGCGAATACGGCCTGTCGGCCGCCGTATTCAGCCGCGACATCGGTCGCGCGATGGCCGTGGCGCGCCGTATCGAATCGGGCATCTGCCACATCAACGGGCCCACCGTGCACGACGAGGCGCAAATGCCGTTCGGCGGCGTGAAGGCCAGCGGCTACGGCCGCTTCGGCGGCAGGGCCGCCATCGCCGAATTCACGGACCTGCGCTGGATCACGGTGCAGACCACGCCGCGCCACTACCCGATCTGA
- a CDS encoding tannase/feruloyl esterase family alpha/beta hydrolase, which translates to MQTSTFRPALAVLALAATLPACGGSGTANTSPTTPATSTAGTLPRLAAASGAALASCTDLAAKAAFANTTITSATLAPAGSVTQTLNGVATPMPEHCVVLGKMNERTGVDGRPYAIGFEMRLPRDWNGRFFYQANGGNDGSTTGGNAAFGNLPGGGPVSNALLQGYAVISSDAGHVPDATRGGAIAGQVYGLDPQARLDYGYNAVGQLTPMAKNLIKAAYGKAPDRSYIVGCSNGGRHGLVAASRFGDQYDGVLAGAPGYNLPRAAVAQMWDAQALATAAPKAADGRPNIGAGFSDPDLRLVANKILERCDALDGLADGIVSDTPRCQAAFSLEKDVPICAGTPDGTCLTATQKAALRKVYDGPKNSAGTALYARWSWDPGLAAPGWRAWKLGSATAPGLTATLGAPSMAFIFSTPPANPDVLTGGGTTLLDYALNFNFDTGAAAIHTATGIYRESSMSFMTPATPGRLDTLRGRGGKVLVFHGVSDPVFSFDDTVDWLNALKANYADAPSFARVFAVPGMNHCSGGPATDQFDMLGALVDWVENGAQPEAIRATARAASANPGLGTIPAGRTRPLCSWPKVATYVGGNVDDAASFSCQ; encoded by the coding sequence ATGCAGACATCAACCTTCCGCCCGGCGCTGGCGGTGCTGGCGCTCGCCGCCACGCTGCCGGCATGCGGCGGCAGCGGCACCGCGAATACCTCGCCCACTACCCCGGCAACTTCGACCGCCGGTACCTTGCCCCGCCTGGCCGCGGCCAGCGGCGCGGCCCTCGCCAGCTGTACCGACCTCGCCGCGAAGGCGGCGTTCGCCAATACCACGATCACTTCCGCCACGCTGGCACCGGCCGGCAGCGTGACGCAGACGCTGAACGGCGTGGCCACGCCGATGCCCGAACATTGCGTGGTGCTCGGCAAGATGAACGAGCGCACCGGCGTGGACGGCCGGCCCTATGCGATCGGTTTCGAGATGCGCCTGCCGCGCGACTGGAACGGCCGTTTCTTCTACCAGGCCAACGGCGGCAACGACGGCAGCACCACGGGCGGCAACGCCGCCTTCGGCAACCTGCCGGGTGGCGGCCCGGTCAGCAATGCGCTGCTGCAGGGCTACGCCGTCATCAGCTCGGATGCCGGCCACGTGCCCGACGCCACGCGCGGCGGCGCAATCGCCGGCCAGGTGTACGGGCTCGATCCGCAGGCACGTCTCGACTATGGCTACAACGCGGTCGGCCAGCTGACGCCGATGGCGAAGAACCTGATCAAGGCCGCCTACGGCAAGGCGCCGGACCGCTCGTACATCGTGGGTTGCTCGAACGGCGGGCGGCACGGGCTGGTGGCCGCCAGCCGCTTCGGCGACCAGTACGACGGCGTGCTGGCCGGCGCGCCGGGCTACAACCTGCCGCGGGCGGCGGTCGCGCAGATGTGGGATGCGCAGGCGCTGGCCACTGCCGCGCCGAAAGCCGCCGACGGCCGCCCGAATATCGGCGCCGGGTTCTCCGACCCCGACCTGCGGCTGGTGGCCAATAAAATCCTCGAGCGCTGCGACGCGCTCGACGGCCTGGCCGACGGCATCGTGTCGGACACGCCGCGCTGCCAGGCCGCGTTCTCGCTGGAGAAGGATGTGCCCATCTGCGCCGGCACGCCGGACGGCACGTGCCTGACGGCCACGCAGAAGGCCGCGCTGCGGAAGGTGTACGACGGCCCGAAGAACTCGGCGGGCACGGCGCTGTATGCGCGCTGGTCGTGGGACCCGGGCCTGGCCGCACCAGGCTGGCGCGCCTGGAAGCTGGGCAGCGCGACCGCGCCGGGCCTGACCGCCACGCTGGGCGCGCCGTCGATGGCCTTCATTTTCTCCACGCCACCGGCCAATCCTGACGTGCTGACCGGCGGCGGCACCACGCTGCTCGACTACGCGCTGAACTTCAATTTCGATACCGGCGCGGCCGCTATCCACACCGCGACGGGCATCTACAGGGAATCGTCGATGTCGTTCATGACGCCGGCCACGCCGGGACGGCTCGACACGCTGCGCGGCCGCGGCGGCAAGGTGCTCGTGTTCCATGGCGTCAGCGATCCCGTGTTTTCGTTCGACGACACGGTCGACTGGCTGAACGCGCTGAAGGCCAACTACGCCGACGCCCCGTCGTTCGCCCGCGTGTTCGCGGTGCCGGGCATGAACCACTGCAGCGGCGGCCCGGCCACCGACCAGTTCGACATGCTGGGCGCGCTGGTGGACTGGGTGGAAAACGGCGCGCAGCCGGAAGCCATCCGCGCCACGGCCCGGGCGGCCAGCGCCAATCCGGGCCTCGGCACGATCCCCGCCGGCCGCACGCGGCCGCTGTGCAGCTGGCCGAAGGTGGCCACTTATGTCGGCGGCAATGTGGACGACGCCGCCAGCTTCAGTTGCCAGTAA